The Arachis hypogaea cultivar Tifrunner chromosome 19, arahy.Tifrunner.gnm2.J5K5, whole genome shotgun sequence genome has a window encoding:
- the LOC112777479 gene encoding alpha-L-fucosidase 2, whose protein sequence is MTSMEKQSSFVARLLLFLLLAFNVPLTHSSSSSTENGEWDMEDNGTLKVTFSEGATHWTDAIPIGNGRLGAMIWGGVSSELIQLNEDTLWTGTPGNYTDSTAPAALAEVRKLVDNRNYSGATEEALKLLGGPGAMYQLLGDIKLEFDDSHATYSNESYYRELDLDTATTKVKYSVGDVEYSREHFASHPDQVIVSRISASKPASLSLTVSLDSKLPHSLQVCGQNQVLMKGSCPGERQPPKVNSSANLKGIQFSVVLDVQISGEKGIVHVLEGSKLRIEGSDSVVLLLTASSSFDGPFTKPEDSKKDPTSDSLNTMKSVKKLSYANLYSRHLDDYQNLFHRVSLKLCKRSNLSSQTIPTSARVKSFQTDEDPSLVELLFQYGRYLLISSSRPGTQVANLQGIWNEELEPKWDGAPHLNINLQMNYWPSLPCNLRECQEPLFDYISSLSVSGSKTAKVNYEVNGWVAHQVSDIWAKSSPDRGRAVWALWPMGGAWLCTHLWEHYTYTMDKEFLRTKAYPLLEGCTLFLLDWLIEGHNELSETNPSTSPEHMFIAPDQKPASVSYSTTMDMSIIKEVFSSIVSAAEVLGTSNDAVIKRVTEAQSKLPPIKIARDGSVMEWAEDFQDPEVHHRHLSHLFGLFPGHTITPEKTPDICEAANRTLFKRGEDGPGWSTTWKAALWARLNNSEHAYRMVKHLIVLVNPEHEVGFQRGLYSNLFNAHPPFQIDANFGFSAAVAEMLVQSTMKDLYLLPALPRDKWPNGCVTGLKARGGITVNICWKEGELHEVGLWSGNQKSLVRVHHRETMVLTDLSPDIVYSCNSRLKCVKT, encoded by the exons ATGACTTCAATGGAAAAGCAATCTTCATTTGTTGCAAGGCTATTGCTGTTTCTGCTCTTAGCTTTCAATGTTCCACTCACtcattcctcatcatcatcaaca GAGAATGGAGAATGGGATATGGAGGATAATGGCACCCTCAAGGTTACGTTCTCTGAGGGTGCTACCCACTGGACCGATGCCATACCCATCGGAAATGGCCGTCTTGGGGCCATGATTTGGGGTGGCGTTTCATCGGAACTTATCCAGCTCAATG AGGACACACTTTGGACTGGGACGCCTGGCAACTATACCGACAGCACCGCTCCGGCAGCACTGGCTGAAGTCCGCAAACTTGTCGATAATAGAAATtactctggagctacagaagaagCTCTCAAATTGTTAGGAGGTCCTGGTGCC ATGTACCAACTTCTTGGTGATATCAAGTTAGAATTTGACGATTCTCATGCTACATACTCGAATGAGTCTTACTACAGAGAGCTGGATTTGGATACTGCGACAACAAAAGTAAAATACTCTGTGGGTGATGTAGAATATAGTAGAGAACATTTTGCTTCTCATCCAGACCAAGTAATAGTGTCAAGAATTTCTGCAAGCAAGCCAGCTTCGTTGTCATTAACAGTGTCTTTGGATAGCAAATTACCTCACAGTTTGCAAGTTTGTGGCCAAAATCAGGTACTAATGAAAGGAAGCTGTCCTGGTGAGAGGCAACCACCAAAAGTGAATTCAAGTGCCAATTTAAAGGGAATTCAATTTTCCGTTGTTCTTGATGTACAGATTAGTGGTGAAAAGGGGATTGTGCATGTTTTGGAAGGTTCAAAATTAAGGATTGAAGGTTCGGATTCTGTTGTTTTGCTTCTgacagcttcttcttcttttgatgGACCATTCACAAAACCTGAAGACTCTAAGAAGGACCCTACTTCAGACTCCCTCAACACAATGAAGTCGGTAAAAAAATTGTCATATGCTAACCTTTATTCACGTCACTTGGATGACTATCAGAACCTATTTCATCGTGTGTCATTGAAACTCTGTAAAAGGTCAAATCTTTCCTCTCAAACCATTCCAACTTCGGCAAGGGTCAAATCTTTCCAAACAGATGAAGATCCTTCACTTGTAGAGCTTTTGTTTCAATATGGTCGATATCTACTTATTTCAAGTTCACGTCCTGGAACTCAGGTGGCAAACCTGCAGGGTATATGGAACGAAGAACTTGAGCCTAAATGGGA TGGTGCTCCTCACTTGAACATTAATCTTCAAATGAACTATTGGCCATCTCTTCCTTGCAACTTACGTGAGTGTCAAGAGCCACTATTTGATTACATTTCCTCTTTGTCAGTCAGTGGAAGTAAAACTGCAAAG GTGAATTATGAGGTAAACGGTTGGGTTGCACATCAAGTTTCTGACATATGGGCTAAATCGTCCCCTGATCGAGGTCGTGCAGTTTGGGCATTATGGCCAATGGGTGGAGCTTGGCTTTGTACCCATCTATGGGAGCATTATACTTATACAATGGACAAA GAGTTTCTTAGAACCAAGGCATATCCTTTGTTGGAAGGATGTACTTTATTTTTGTTGGATTGGTTGATTGAAGGCCATAATGAATTATCAGAAACCAACCCGTCAACTTCACCGGAACACATGTTCATTGCACCAGATCAAAAGCCTGCCAGTGTGAGCTACTCGACAACCATGGACATGTCAATCATCAAAGAAGTTTTCTCATCAATTGTATCCGCTGCTGAG GTTTTGGGGACAAGTAATGATGCTGTTATCAAAAGAGTAACTGAGGCTCAGTCCAAGCTTCCACCAATAAAAATTGCTAGGGATGGATCTGTTATGGAATGG GCAGAAGATTTCCAGGATCCTGAAGTACATCATAGACATCTTTCGCACCTATTTGGCCTCTTTCCAGGGCACACAATAACTCCTGAAAAAACTCCAGACATCTGTGAAGCTGCAAATCGCACTCTATTCAAAAGAG GAGAGGATGGTCCCGGGTGGTCAACAACTTGGAAAGCTGCATTGTGGGCACGTCTTAACAACAGTGAGCACGCATATCGCATGGTAAAGCACTTGATTGTCTTGGTGAACCCTGAACATGAAGTTGGTTTTCAGAGAGGACTCTACAGTAACCTGTTCAATGCACATCCCCCTTTTCAAATCGATGCAAACTTTGG TTTCTCAGCAGCAGTTGCAGAAATGCTTGTTCAAAGCACAATGAAGGACCTTTACTTGCTTCCGGCATTGCCTCGCGACAAATGGCCGAACGGCTGTGTGACAGGATTGAAAGCACGCGGCGGGATCACAGTGAACATATGCTGGAAAGAAGGAGAGCTGCATGAAGTTGGGCTGTGGTCAGGAAACCAGAAATCCCTAGTGAGAGTACATCATAGAGAAACCATGGTCCTAACAGATTTATCACCCGACATAGTTTACTCATGTAATAGCCGGTTGAAATGTGTGAAGACATAG
- the LOC112779851 gene encoding uncharacterized protein yields the protein MDVWLWISDLPNSAEWDESDSVPTFELASSGLGTEEDPTRSIELKAERTSGSDSEAAVTFTVCLQGFHPFNAEKPLWVSEKCQLSAENPFLPLLLQLLQEIISNSPTAHDSTCPRSQLQKLKPEPISWIMDSHTPESLSMFFNLVLTMRLFWLCAFDAPSEAGSLYFQSLLAPTLETASSKLASVLRTFFITVGVDTELCFMRTLGFIIAKWCIIREMGVGLQTLLVPPPQVRNPRFSYSAESNGLWILKGYAPVMTMKLARSNGQKSQFPGIDAKESILRYTMAHQQLEAHVQIEYTVGFRDGFIQVRARVDNIRLHVARLGFGQNDDVAEFLEEKHFPSRVRVWVGPEIGATYVSGLSLGRSTENREREVEVQKIVKGDFEKSQVSNVRASTRSARRTHTKSWRMDQDSEGNAAIFDAVLYDNATGHEVASWKPTGPTGDDPFHGLRGRYVGSNRAFNKSGSVVIAGDEYGEEVGWRLSKDMEGSVLKWRIGGEFWVSYLPNRAKGSHFETRYIEWCDEVDLPLIKSASMHHA from the coding sequence ATGGATGTCTGGTTGTGGATATCTGATCTTCCCAACTCGGCCGAGTGGGATGAGTCTGACTCAGTCCCCACCTTCGAACTTGCAAGTTCAGGACTCGGCACTGAAGAAGACCCAACCCGGTCCATTGAGCTGAAAGCCGAGCGAACTTCTGGGTCAGACTCTGAAGCTGCGGTAACATTTACCGTGTGCTTGCAAGGGTTCCACCCATTCAATGCAGAGAAGCCGCTTTGGGTCTCCGAAAAGTGCCAGCTGTCAGCAGAAAACCCTTTCCTCCCGCTGCTCCTACAGCTCCTCCAAGAAATCATATCCAACTCACCCACGGCGCATGATAGCACGTGTCCTAGGTCACAGCTCCAGAAGCTGAAGCCGGAGCCCATATCATGGATCATGGACTCGCACACACCGGAGTCCCTCTCCATGTTCTTCAACCTCGTCCTCACCATGCGCCTCTTCTGGCTCTGCGCCTTCGACGCCCCCAGCGAAGCCGGCTCCCTCTACTTTCAGTCCCTACTCGCTCCCACGCTCGAAACGGCGTCGTCGAAGCTCGCTTCCGTCCTCAGAACCTTCTTCATCACCGTCGGCGTTGACACGGAGCTCTGTTTCATGCGAACCCTCGGGTTCATAATAGCAAAGTGGTGCATTATAAGAGAGATGGGCGTAGGATTACAAACACTGCTGGTTCCTCCGCCGCAGGTGAGGAACCCGAGATTCTCTTACTCGGCGGAGAGTAACGGCCTGTGGATTCTGAAGGGTTACGCGCCAGTGATGACAATGAAATTGGCGCGAAGCAACGGTCAAAAGAGTCAGTTCCCAGGGATCGATGCAAAGGAGTCAATACTACGCTACACTATGGCGCACCAGCAGCTAGAGGCACACGTGCAGATCGAATACACCGTTGGATTCCGCGATGGCTTCATCCAGGTTCGTGCACGTGTCGACAACATACGCCTCCACGTGGCGAGGCTAGGGTTCGGGCAAAACGACGACGTTGCGGAGTTCCTCGAGGAGAAGCACTTCCCTTCCCGCGTTAGGGTCTGGGTGGGCCCGGAGATTGGAGCTACGTACGTGTCCGGACTTAGCCTGGGCCGGTCCACGGAGAATCGAGAGAGGGAAGTGGAAGTTCAGAAGATCGTGAAGGGTGATTTCGAGAAATCACAGGTTTCGAATGTGAGAGCTTCGACGAGGTCAGCGAGGAGAACGCACACGAAGAGTTGGAGAATGGATCAGGACTCGGAAGGGAACGCGGCCATATTCGACGCCGTTTTGTACGATAACGCGACGGGGCACGAGGTGGCATCGTGGAAGCCCACGGGCCCAACGGGTGATGACCCGTTCCATGGGCTGAGAGGGCGATACGTGGGGTCAAACAGGGCGTTCAATAAAAGCGGGTCGGTGGTGATTGCTGGGGATGAGTATGGAGAGGAAGTAGGGTGGAGACTTAGCAAGGATATGGAAGGGAGTGTGTTGAAGTGGCGAATTGGTGGTGAATTTTGGGTTAGTTATTTGCCCAACCGAGCCAAGGGTTCTCATTTTGAAACTCGCTATATTGAATGGTGCGATGAAGTTGATTTGCCTCTAATTAAAAGTGCGTCCATGCACCATGCATGA